A window of Paenibacillus polygoni contains these coding sequences:
- the cysK gene encoding cysteine synthase A: MAKVVNNVTELIGGTPLVRLNRVVPEGSAEVYVKLEYQNPGSSVKDRIAISIIEDAEQSGRIKPGDTIVEATSGNTGIGLAMVAAAKGYRSIIVMPETMSLERRNLLRAYGAELVLTPGSEGMNGAVKKAEAIVEENSGYFMAEQFKNQSNVKIHRETTGPEIVEAIQSVGGSLDAFVAGIGTGGTITGAGEVLKESFPDIKIYAVEPAASPILAGGAPGPHKIQGIGANFVPEILNQDVYDEIIHIENEDAFETARQVAKEEGILAGISSGAAIRAALKVAKELGEGKRVVAIVPSNGERYLSTPLYNFEG; the protein is encoded by the coding sequence GTGGAACACCGCTTGTTCGCTTGAATCGCGTTGTACCTGAAGGTAGTGCGGAAGTATATGTGAAACTTGAATACCAAAACCCTGGTTCTAGTGTGAAAGATCGGATCGCGATCAGTATCATAGAGGATGCAGAGCAGTCTGGCCGAATTAAACCAGGCGACACGATTGTAGAAGCAACAAGTGGTAATACGGGAATTGGGCTGGCCATGGTAGCAGCGGCTAAAGGATATCGTTCAATTATTGTTATGCCTGAGACGATGAGCTTAGAGCGTCGTAATTTGCTTCGTGCATATGGTGCAGAGCTTGTGCTTACTCCTGGATCAGAAGGAATGAATGGTGCGGTTAAAAAAGCAGAAGCAATCGTAGAAGAAAATTCCGGTTATTTCATGGCAGAACAATTTAAGAACCAATCTAATGTTAAAATCCACCGTGAAACTACGGGACCTGAAATTGTAGAAGCAATTCAGTCCGTGGGCGGATCTTTGGATGCATTTGTAGCTGGAATCGGTACAGGAGGTACGATTACAGGAGCAGGTGAAGTACTCAAAGAGTCTTTCCCAGACATTAAAATTTATGCAGTGGAACCAGCAGCTTCACCAATCCTAGCAGGCGGAGCGCCAGGTCCTCATAAAATTCAAGGCATCGGTGCAAACTTTGTTCCTGAGATTCTAAATCAGGATGTTTATGATGAAATCATTCATATTGAGAATGAGGATGCATTTGAAACGGCTCGCCAAGTAGCTAAAGAAGAGGGAATCCTCGCAGGGATCTCTTCTGGAGCAGCCATCCGTGCTGCGCTGAAAGTGGCAAAAGAGCTGGGTGAAGGTAAACGTGTTGTTGCGATTGTTCCAAGCAATGGGGAACGTTACCTCAGCACACCTCTTTATAATTTTGAAGGCTAA
- a CDS encoding anthranilate synthase component I family protein — MNKVTTTYEDWKVWSKDDWTVLPYVTKMKLKKSPALRSWKPAWEQASPYAFVLESGKDGTYTYLGLCPAAIVTGKGKQAEVKILGVADGANQEHRFHSHGTMTGDPLQIIEEWIQPYRAPRVQGTPPFSGGVVGYLSYDVARSLEKLPELAKDDPSLPDYMWMRFEEVWTIDHEENAVYSSVYTVLNKDEPLEKQFKQAASRAEVMLRSWEHMMETAATSYYIREQAERIQRLEQASAEGNAHMDVAQGWESPFNKEAFELAVKKVQDYIGQGDVFQVNLSLRQDKELYTSPDDVYEWLRVINPSPYMGYVQTPDFQLVSGSPELLIKLTQGKVIARPIAGTRRRGATSEEDKRMAEELLHTEKERAEHIMLVDLERNDIGRVARYGSVRVPELMTIEYYSHVMHLVSQVEGILAEDKNAFDVIAAAFPGGTITGAPKVRTMEIIEELEPVRRGPYTGSIGWISYQGDMELNIIIRTLAVKDNIGYIQAGAGIVIDSDPYREYRESKNKARAVMKAVQYSEEAAMQRSRDEN, encoded by the coding sequence ATGAATAAGGTAACTACAACCTACGAGGATTGGAAAGTATGGAGCAAAGACGATTGGACGGTGCTTCCCTATGTAACAAAAATGAAACTTAAGAAGTCACCCGCTCTTCGTTCCTGGAAGCCTGCATGGGAACAGGCTTCTCCCTATGCTTTTGTACTGGAAAGCGGAAAGGACGGGACATATACCTATCTTGGTTTATGTCCGGCAGCCATTGTGACGGGGAAGGGTAAACAGGCAGAGGTGAAAATTCTCGGTGTGGCAGATGGAGCCAACCAAGAGCATCGTTTTCATTCACATGGGACGATGACAGGAGATCCCCTGCAAATAATCGAAGAGTGGATCCAACCTTACCGTGCTCCTCGGGTTCAAGGGACACCGCCGTTTTCCGGCGGGGTTGTAGGTTACCTAAGTTATGATGTGGCTCGCTCCCTTGAGAAGCTGCCTGAACTTGCGAAAGATGACCCAAGTCTTCCTGATTATATGTGGATGCGATTTGAAGAAGTGTGGACTATTGATCATGAAGAGAATGCTGTCTACTCTTCAGTTTACACAGTTCTAAACAAAGATGAGCCGTTAGAGAAGCAGTTCAAGCAAGCCGCTTCCAGAGCGGAGGTTATGCTTCGCAGCTGGGAACATATGATGGAAACTGCAGCAACCTCTTATTATATCCGAGAGCAAGCAGAGCGGATTCAGCGGCTGGAGCAGGCTAGCGCTGAAGGCAATGCACATATGGATGTAGCTCAAGGCTGGGAATCTCCTTTTAATAAAGAAGCCTTTGAACTAGCTGTTAAGAAAGTGCAGGATTATATCGGGCAGGGAGATGTCTTTCAGGTTAATCTTTCATTAAGGCAGGATAAGGAGCTATATACTTCACCTGATGATGTGTATGAGTGGCTTCGTGTAATTAACCCTTCCCCTTATATGGGATACGTTCAGACACCAGATTTTCAGCTGGTAAGCGGCTCTCCAGAGCTGCTAATTAAACTCACGCAGGGTAAGGTTATCGCAAGACCCATCGCAGGAACAAGACGCAGGGGAGCGACCTCAGAAGAGGACAAGCGTATGGCGGAAGAACTGCTTCATACGGAAAAAGAGCGGGCTGAGCATATTATGCTCGTGGATCTGGAGCGCAACGACATCGGTAGAGTAGCGAGATATGGATCAGTGCGTGTTCCCGAACTTATGACCATTGAATACTATTCGCATGTAATGCATCTAGTTTCACAAGTAGAAGGTATCTTGGCTGAAGATAAAAATGCCTTTGATGTGATTGCTGCTGCATTCCCAGGGGGGACCATTACAGGTGCTCCTAAGGTAAGAACGATGGAGATTATTGAGGAACTGGAACCAGTGAGACGCGGCCCCTACACAGGATCAATTGGCTGGATTTCCTATCAAGGGGACATGGAACTAAATATCATTATTCGTACCCTCGCAGTGAAGGATAACATCGGTTATATTCAGGCAGGAGCAGGAATTGTAATTGATTCAGATCCTTACCGGGAATATAGGGAATCAAAGAACAAAGCAAGGGCAGTTATGAAGGCTGTACAGTATAGTGAAGAAGCTGCTATGCAGCGAAGCAGAGACGAGAACTAG
- the pabA gene encoding aminodeoxychorismate/anthranilate synthase component II: MILVIDNYDSFTYNLVQYLGELGEEVEVRRNDEIDIAGIEALAPDHILISPGPCTPNEAGISLELLHHFKGKIPMFGVCLGHQAIGQAFGGNVVRAERLMHGKTSPIYHGGTSVFEGIPSPFTATRYHSLLVERESLPDCLEITAETEEGEIMGLRHKEYAIEGVQFHPESIVTDYGHHMLRNFLRQKAIV, from the coding sequence ATGATTTTGGTTATTGATAACTATGATTCTTTTACGTATAACCTCGTGCAGTATCTAGGTGAGCTAGGTGAGGAAGTAGAGGTACGCCGGAATGATGAAATCGATATTGCTGGGATTGAAGCACTTGCGCCAGATCATATCTTGATTTCGCCAGGTCCATGTACACCAAATGAGGCAGGAATCAGTCTTGAGTTACTGCATCATTTTAAAGGAAAAATTCCAATGTTCGGTGTTTGTCTTGGACACCAGGCAATTGGTCAGGCTTTTGGAGGAAACGTCGTTAGGGCAGAACGTTTGATGCATGGGAAAACATCGCCTATTTATCATGGGGGAACGTCTGTATTTGAAGGAATTCCATCTCCATTTACAGCTACGAGATATCATTCTCTACTCGTGGAGAGAGAGAGTCTTCCTGACTGCTTGGAGATTACAGCAGAGACAGAAGAAGGAGAGATTATGGGACTCAGACATAAAGAATATGCGATTGAAGGCGTACAATTCCATCCGGAATCGATCGTTACCGATTATGGTCATCATATGCTCCGCAACTTCCTGCGTCAGAAAGCAATTGTATAA
- a CDS encoding aminotransferase class IV, with protein MKYVMLNGQLTETTKAAIPVMDHGFLYGMGLFETFRTYGGKPSLLSRHLQRLSEGCKDLGIPFRAEEHKLEMLIRELLEANGLSDGYIRYTVSAGEEILGLPSADYREPSHLIFAKELPVLNEAWYIKGKPLQLLKTIRNTPEGLVRYKSLHYMNNILAKRELMQYKQAVESQAEGLMLTKEGHLAEGIVSNLFFIAKGVLYTPEISTGILPGITREVVLEAASDLGIPVVKGLFTTQHLSQADEIFMTSSIQELIPITALLGFPEGEVIQVQDGIMGPNTRRLLDLYRKKAGRDDVET; from the coding sequence ATGAAATACGTCATGCTGAATGGGCAATTGACTGAGACAACGAAAGCCGCGATTCCTGTAATGGATCACGGCTTCTTATACGGAATGGGTCTATTTGAGACTTTTCGAACCTATGGGGGCAAACCTTCGTTACTGTCTCGTCATCTTCAAAGGCTTTCTGAGGGTTGTAAGGATTTAGGGATTCCTTTTCGGGCGGAAGAACATAAACTGGAGATGCTTATTCGTGAGCTGCTGGAAGCTAACGGGCTTAGTGACGGCTATATAAGGTACACGGTTTCAGCAGGCGAAGAGATTCTAGGGTTGCCTTCGGCAGACTACCGTGAACCGAGCCACCTTATTTTTGCTAAAGAACTGCCTGTCCTAAATGAAGCTTGGTATATCAAAGGAAAACCTCTTCAATTGCTGAAGACGATTAGGAATACACCTGAGGGCTTGGTTCGGTATAAATCTTTGCACTACATGAATAACATTCTTGCGAAGAGAGAGCTTATGCAGTATAAGCAGGCAGTAGAGTCTCAAGCGGAAGGTTTAATGTTGACCAAAGAGGGGCATCTTGCTGAAGGGATTGTCAGTAATCTTTTTTTTATAGCCAAAGGAGTTCTTTATACCCCTGAAATAAGCACAGGTATCTTGCCTGGCATTACTAGAGAGGTTGTTCTTGAAGCTGCGAGTGACCTAGGTATTCCTGTAGTAAAAGGGTTATTCACAACTCAGCACCTATCTCAGGCGGATGAGATTTTTATGACTAGTTCCATACAAGAATTAATTCCAATAACAGCACTGCTTGGTTTTCCGGAAGGGGAAGTGATTCAGGTTCAAGACGGAATAATGGGACCGAATACGCGCAGACTGCTGGATTTATACCGAAAGAAAGCAGGTAGAGATGATGTTGAAACCTAA
- the folP gene encoding dihydropteroate synthase, with protein sequence MMLKPKLYKRTYQRGEMSLKLGDRTLIMGIVNVTPDSFSDGGQYNSVDRAVAHAVELFEQGADIIDIGGESTRPGHTVISSEEEIARVVPVIESLHKTAPHIPISIDTYKADVARAAIDAGAHIINDIWGLKADQDMAPLAREKNCPVILMHNRENTDYDDFITDAVADLKESIEIALQAGISKDNIILDPGIGFAKSYEQNLQMMISLGALLELGYPVLLATSRKRFIRNTLQLPVDDLVEGTAATVAFGIAQGAQMVRVHDVAQIKRTVDMCDAMLYQGREEL encoded by the coding sequence ATGATGTTGAAACCTAAACTATATAAACGTACATATCAGCGCGGCGAAATGTCGCTTAAGCTGGGTGACAGAACACTGATTATGGGGATTGTTAACGTAACTCCGGATTCGTTCTCTGATGGGGGACAATACAATTCTGTAGATCGTGCAGTTGCTCATGCTGTAGAACTCTTCGAACAAGGAGCAGATATCATTGATATCGGCGGTGAATCTACTCGCCCAGGACACACTGTCATTTCAAGTGAAGAAGAGATTGCGCGTGTAGTCCCTGTAATTGAATCTTTACACAAAACAGCCCCGCATATCCCAATCTCTATTGATACGTATAAAGCAGATGTAGCGAGAGCGGCAATCGATGCAGGAGCTCATATCATTAATGATATTTGGGGTCTCAAAGCTGATCAGGATATGGCACCGCTTGCGCGCGAGAAAAATTGTCCTGTTATCCTAATGCATAATCGTGAGAACACAGATTACGATGATTTTATTACCGACGCAGTTGCGGATCTAAAAGAAAGCATTGAAATTGCGTTGCAGGCTGGTATTTCTAAAGACAATATTATTCTAGATCCAGGTATCGGATTTGCAAAAAGCTATGAGCAAAACTTACAGATGATGATATCATTAGGTGCATTGCTGGAACTTGGCTACCCTGTTCTGCTCGCTACCTCTCGCAAGCGGTTTATTCGGAATACACTGCAATTGCCAGTGGATGATCTAGTTGAGGGAACGGCAGCTACTGTGGCTTTTGGGATTGCTCAAGGAGCGCAAATGGTACGAGTTCATGATGTAGCTCAAATCAAGCGTACAGTAGACATGTGTGATGCTATGCTTTACCAAGGAAGAGAGGAATTATAA
- the folB gene encoding dihydroneopterin aldolase — MDKMKLHRMEYYGYHGVFEEERKLGQRFYIDLELDMDLQEAGRHDDLTKTINYAEIHEHVKNIVENKSFQLIEALGEYIASSLLETYTSVDALVVKVTKPHPPFDIHFEGVTVELHRTRKVG, encoded by the coding sequence ATGGATAAAATGAAACTTCACCGTATGGAGTACTATGGATATCACGGAGTCTTTGAGGAAGAACGTAAACTTGGACAGCGATTCTATATTGATCTAGAACTTGATATGGACTTACAAGAAGCAGGTAGGCATGATGATCTTACCAAAACGATAAATTACGCCGAGATTCACGAACATGTGAAAAATATCGTTGAAAATAAGTCATTCCAATTAATTGAAGCTTTAGGTGAATATATTGCATCTTCCCTACTTGAGACTTATACTAGTGTGGATGCGCTTGTAGTCAAGGTAACAAAACCGCATCCTCCTTTCGATATTCATTTTGAAGGAGTTACAGTAGAACTTCATCGTACTAGGAAAGTAGGATAA
- the folK gene encoding 2-amino-4-hydroxy-6-hydroxymethyldihydropteridine diphosphokinase, with protein MNAHSTSDTSEAYIALGANLGDREQTLMSAIRMLDKQDDIEVIACSDLYETDPVGYTDQPAFINMAISVNTTLSPEELLGRMLEIENQLGRVRHIRWGPRTVDLDLLWYEGVEMNTEKLILPHPRMQERAFVLVPLSDVVREKSDNISCFVQTALESLDERDGIRRWKTCNWPDESALSEN; from the coding sequence ATGAATGCACATTCAACCTCTGATACGTCAGAGGCTTATATTGCTTTAGGGGCTAATTTAGGCGATCGGGAGCAGACGCTTATGTCTGCAATAAGGATGCTGGACAAGCAAGATGATATTGAGGTTATTGCTTGCTCTGATTTATACGAAACAGACCCAGTAGGTTATACTGATCAGCCTGCATTTATTAATATGGCCATTTCCGTCAATACAACACTATCTCCTGAGGAGCTGCTGGGTCGTATGCTTGAGATCGAGAACCAGCTAGGACGTGTTCGTCATATCAGATGGGGTCCAAGAACCGTTGATCTCGACTTGCTATGGTATGAAGGAGTAGAAATGAATACAGAGAAGCTTATTCTTCCGCATCCAAGAATGCAGGAGAGAGCTTTTGTGTTAGTTCCATTATCCGATGTTGTCCGTGAAAAATCAGACAACATTTCTTGTTTTGTACAAACAGCTTTAGAGAGCCTGGATGAAAGGGATGGAATACGGCGGTGGAAAACATGCAACTGGCCAGACGAATCCGCGCTTTCCGAAAATTGA
- a CDS encoding helix-turn-helix domain-containing protein: MENMQLARRIRAFRKLKGVTQQSLAEQTGISLAMLGMIERGTRVPTEEQLVRIADVLAISLSEFI; this comes from the coding sequence GTGGAAAACATGCAACTGGCCAGACGAATCCGCGCTTTCCGAAAATTGAAAGGTGTAACTCAGCAGTCTCTAGCAGAGCAAACAGGCATATCTCTCGCTATGCTCGGTATGATTGAGCGGGGAACTCGTGTCCCAACAGAAGAGCAGCTTGTTAGAATCGCAGATGTTCTTGCTATATCCCTGTCGGAGTTTATATAG
- the dusB gene encoding tRNA dihydrouridine synthase DusB has protein sequence MLKIADIEMKNQVVVAPMAGVSNPAFRLIAKEFGAGLVCAEMVSDKGIINGNKRTREMLFVDEREKPLSLQIVGGNRETLVAAAKVVDQETNADIIDINMGCPAPKINKSDAGARWLLDPNKIYEMVSAVVDAVSKPVTVKMRIGWDHDHIYAVENARAVESAGGKAIALHGRTREQLYTGRADWDIIKEVKDSVSIPIIGNGDISSPEEAKRRLEESGVDGVMIGRAALGNPWMLYRTIEYLEKGVLPADPSPEEKMRIAILHMDRLIDLKGENVAVREMRKHLSWYLKGLKGSARIKDAIMEGTKRDEMVEILTNYLENLPRNESNTETDSQEIDQESINTDCAC, from the coding sequence ATGCTTAAGATCGCTGATATTGAAATGAAGAATCAGGTCGTTGTTGCTCCGATGGCGGGAGTAAGTAATCCGGCTTTTCGCCTCATTGCTAAGGAATTTGGCGCTGGGTTAGTCTGCGCTGAAATGGTCAGCGATAAAGGAATTATAAATGGTAATAAACGAACGAGAGAAATGTTATTTGTAGATGAACGGGAAAAGCCGCTTAGTCTGCAAATCGTTGGCGGCAACAGAGAAACATTGGTTGCTGCTGCGAAGGTTGTTGACCAAGAAACGAATGCAGATATTATTGATATTAACATGGGTTGTCCTGCCCCTAAAATTAATAAAAGTGATGCGGGAGCACGTTGGCTTTTAGATCCGAATAAAATTTATGAGATGGTATCTGCTGTAGTGGATGCTGTGTCTAAACCAGTGACAGTAAAGATGCGTATCGGCTGGGATCATGATCATATCTATGCTGTCGAAAACGCACGTGCAGTAGAAAGTGCTGGGGGAAAAGCAATAGCTCTACACGGTAGAACAAGAGAGCAATTGTATACTGGCCGGGCAGACTGGGATATTATAAAGGAAGTTAAGGATTCGGTTTCCATTCCGATTATTGGGAACGGCGATATTTCTTCACCAGAAGAAGCAAAACGAAGACTGGAAGAATCCGGAGTAGACGGAGTTATGATCGGCCGAGCTGCCCTTGGTAATCCATGGATGCTATATAGAACTATTGAATACCTTGAAAAGGGTGTGTTGCCGGCAGACCCGTCACCGGAAGAAAAAATGCGTATTGCCATACTGCACATGGATCGATTAATTGACCTGAAAGGGGAAAATGTAGCAGTACGTGAAATGCGTAAGCATTTATCTTGGTATCTGAAAGGACTCAAAGGTTCTGCACGAATAAAAGATGCCATCATGGAAGGAACCAAACGTGACGAGATGGTTGAGATACTTACAAATTATTTGGAAAACTTGCCTCGAAATGAGTCGAATACAGAAACAGACAGCCAAGAAATTGATCAAGAGTCAATAAATACGGACTGTGCTTGCTAA
- the greA gene encoding transcription elongation factor GreA — protein sequence MSDKEVILTQEGLKKLEDELENLKSVKRREVAERIKVAIGYGDISENSEYEDAKNEQAFIEGRVLTLEKMLRNARIINSDEVGTDIVGIGATVTVEDMEFGDVVEYTIVGSAESNPLQNKISNESPVGKAIIGKAKGTVVDVSVPAGVIQYKIVDIKK from the coding sequence ATGAGCGATAAAGAAGTCATTCTTACCCAAGAGGGGCTCAAGAAGCTTGAGGACGAACTCGAGAACTTGAAGTCTGTAAAACGCCGTGAAGTTGCAGAACGGATTAAAGTAGCTATTGGATATGGTGATATTAGTGAGAATTCGGAGTATGAAGATGCGAAGAATGAGCAAGCTTTTATTGAAGGGCGTGTACTCACTCTCGAGAAAATGCTTCGCAATGCGCGTATCATTAATAGCGATGAGGTTGGCACAGACATCGTAGGAATTGGTGCAACCGTTACAGTTGAAGATATGGAGTTTGGCGATGTGGTTGAATACACGATCGTTGGATCTGCAGAATCTAATCCGCTTCAAAATAAAATTTCAAATGAAAGCCCTGTTGGTAAAGCTATTATTGGCAAAGCCAAAGGAACTGTGGTTGATGTAAGTGTTCCTGCAGGTGTTATCCAGTACAAAATTGTAGATATCAAGAAGTAA
- the lysS gene encoding lysine--tRNA ligase, with translation MTDEVVGTEQELSELLQIRRAKLDELRALGIDPFGKKYERTDEAGNILKQYNDLTKEEIEEKNVEVSIAGRIMAKRGMGKASFAHIQDLSGRIQIYVRKDTVAEAQYDAFTLLDLGDIIGVKGTVFKTKTGETSIKVTELEVLSKSLYPLPDKYQGLKDVELRYRQRYVDLIMSSEVQQTFISRSKIIQSMRRYLDGLGYLEVETPTLHSIAGGAAARPFITHHNALDMELYMRIAIELHLKRLIVGGLEKVYEIGRVYRNEGISTRHNPEFTMIELYEAYADYKDIMELTENMVAHIAQEVLGTTKIDYQGHEVDLTPSWRRVSMVDAVKEVKGVDFGVEMTNEEAHRLAKEHNVPVEKHMTFGHILNAFFEEFVEETLIQPTFVYGHPVEISPLAKKNEEDPRFTDRFELFIVGREHANAFSELNDPIDQRQRFEAQLLEKEHGNDEAHEMDDDFIRALEYGMPPTGGLGIGVDRLVMLLTNSPSIRDVLLFPHMRHRALD, from the coding sequence ATGACGGATGAAGTAGTAGGTACAGAACAAGAGCTTAGTGAGCTTTTACAGATTAGACGGGCAAAATTAGATGAGCTTCGGGCTCTTGGTATTGATCCTTTCGGTAAAAAGTACGAACGTACGGATGAAGCCGGTAATATTTTAAAACAGTATAATGACCTGACCAAAGAAGAAATTGAAGAAAAGAATGTTGAAGTAAGCATTGCTGGGCGTATTATGGCGAAACGCGGTATGGGTAAAGCAAGTTTTGCTCATATTCAGGACTTGAGCGGACGTATTCAAATTTATGTTCGTAAAGATACCGTTGCTGAAGCGCAGTACGATGCATTTACTTTGCTTGATCTTGGAGATATCATCGGTGTGAAGGGTACGGTTTTCAAAACCAAAACAGGAGAGACTTCCATTAAAGTTACTGAGCTTGAAGTGCTTTCCAAATCGTTATACCCATTGCCTGATAAATACCAAGGTCTAAAAGACGTAGAATTACGTTACCGTCAGCGGTATGTGGATCTGATTATGAGCTCTGAAGTACAACAAACATTTATTTCTCGCTCTAAAATTATTCAGTCCATGCGTCGTTATCTTGATGGCTTAGGCTACTTGGAAGTAGAGACACCAACACTGCACTCCATTGCAGGCGGTGCGGCAGCACGACCATTTATTACGCATCATAATGCGCTGGATATGGAACTATATATGCGTATCGCAATTGAACTGCACTTGAAACGTCTGATTGTAGGCGGCCTGGAGAAAGTGTACGAAATTGGACGTGTATATCGTAACGAAGGGATCTCAACTCGTCATAACCCTGAGTTCACCATGATTGAATTGTATGAAGCATACGCAGATTATAAAGATATTATGGAACTCACAGAGAATATGGTTGCTCATATTGCGCAAGAAGTTCTAGGAACAACGAAGATTGATTATCAAGGGCATGAAGTCGACCTTACCCCATCTTGGCGCCGTGTATCCATGGTGGATGCGGTTAAAGAAGTGAAGGGTGTAGATTTTGGCGTCGAAATGACAAATGAAGAAGCACACCGTTTGGCTAAGGAACATAATGTACCTGTTGAAAAGCACATGACATTTGGACATATCCTTAATGCATTCTTTGAAGAGTTTGTTGAGGAAACCCTAATTCAGCCAACTTTCGTATATGGTCACCCTGTTGAAATTTCTCCGCTTGCGAAAAAGAATGAAGAAGATCCAAGATTTACGGATCGCTTTGAACTTTTCATCGTAGGACGCGAACATGCAAATGCATTTAGTGAGCTGAATGATCCGATCGATCAGCGTCAGCGTTTTGAAGCACAGTTACTAGAAAAAGAACACGGTAACGATGAAGCGCATGAGATGGATGATGACTTCATTCGTGCACTTGAATATGGTATGCCGCCTACAGGTGGTCTTGGAATTGGTGTAGACCGTCTTGTAATGTTGCTTACGAATTCTCCATCGATTCGTGACGTGCTTCTTTTCCCACATATGCGTCACCGTGCATTGGACTAA
- a CDS encoding TrkH family potassium uptake protein: protein MKRRVGFTKKLATPPFILVAGILLIIGIGTVLLMLPVSNQNGHPLRFMDALFTATSAACVTGLIVVDVETTFTLFGETVIMILMQLGGLGFMTIATLIALLFGRKLSLKDRLILKEAINSDTMEGVVRIIRKVLIFSFTIEGVAAIIFTARWSVDMPFFKALYYGIFHSVSLFNNGGFDLFGNSFQDYMGDWLFNVIASILVISGGLGFVVLNDLFEFPKKRRLSLHSKMVLSVSGVLIALGAIVLFVFEFTNTKTLGSLDLSHKLYASFFQSVSTRSSGTSTIDIPELRSATQFFFILLMFIGASPGSTGGGIKTTTFLIMIGALFAMVRGQKDIVFFRHRVPQGLLMRAMTIIIITLGIFMVINMLLLTTEDAPFLTVMFETASAVGTVGLSVGLTPELTEWGKLIITVTMFIGRIGPLTIAYAIRPKQTKNLYRHPEGRIIIG, encoded by the coding sequence ATGAAGAGACGTGTGGGTTTCACCAAAAAACTGGCTACTCCGCCATTTATATTAGTCGCAGGTATCTTGCTGATCATCGGGATAGGTACCGTATTATTAATGCTGCCTGTTTCCAACCAGAACGGACACCCTCTTCGTTTTATGGATGCACTTTTTACGGCAACTTCTGCGGCTTGTGTTACAGGCTTAATCGTAGTAGATGTAGAAACTACATTTACCCTTTTTGGTGAGACCGTTATTATGATCCTGATGCAGCTGGGCGGTCTTGGCTTCATGACAATTGCAACTTTGATTGCATTATTGTTTGGGAGAAAGTTATCCCTAAAGGATCGACTTATCTTAAAAGAAGCGATTAATTCGGACACCATGGAAGGAGTCGTTCGAATCATTCGAAAGGTGCTTATCTTTTCATTCACCATTGAAGGGGTAGCAGCTATCATTTTTACGGCAAGATGGTCTGTGGATATGCCTTTTTTTAAGGCACTGTATTATGGAATTTTCCACTCTGTATCTTTGTTTAACAACGGTGGTTTTGATCTGTTCGGCAATAGTTTTCAAGATTATATGGGTGATTGGCTGTTCAATGTGATTGCAAGCATACTGGTCATATCAGGCGGGCTCGGGTTCGTTGTGCTCAACGACTTATTCGAATTTCCGAAGAAGCGTAGATTATCTTTGCATTCAAAAATGGTGCTGTCCGTATCCGGTGTATTAATTGCCCTTGGGGCAATTGTATTGTTCGTTTTTGAATTTACCAATACGAAAACGTTAGGCTCACTTGATCTATCGCATAAGCTCTACGCATCCTTCTTCCAGTCGGTTTCTACTCGTTCATCGGGAACGAGTACTATTGATATACCAGAACTGCGGTCTGCGACACAATTCTTTTTCATCTTGCTTATGTTTATCGGTGCTTCTCCTGGTTCAACAGGCGGGGGTATCAAAACAACGACATTTCTTATTATGATCGGCGCTTTGTTCGCGATGGTTAGGGGACAAAAAGACATCGTGTTCTTTCGGCACCGTGTACCTCAAGGGCTGCTCATGCGAGCGATGACGATTATCATTATTACGCTGGGTATTTTTATGGTTATTAATATGTTGCTGCTCACCACAGAGGATGCTCCTTTTCTAACAGTTATGTTTGAGACAGCGTCAGCTGTAGGAACAGTTGGGCTTTCGGTGGGACTAACACCGGAATTGACTGAATGGGGTAAGTTGATAATTACAGTCACCATGTTTATCGGCCGTATTGGTCCGCTTACCATAGCTTATGCGATTCGACCAAAACAAACGAAGAATCTATATCGCCATCCAGAGGGACGAATCATCATTGGATAA